Proteins encoded within one genomic window of Zootoca vivipara chromosome 12, rZooViv1.1, whole genome shotgun sequence:
- the LOC118091917 gene encoding C-C chemokine receptor type 5-like isoform X2, which yields MSITMSTSDYGDVTTTEYIYDETAEPCPSDNVNEFASQFLPPLYSLVLIFGLLGNSLVVLILIRYKKLKNMTDIYLLNLALSDLLFIFTLPFWAYYAAHEWIFGDAMCKILSGIYYVGFYSGSFFIILLTIDRYLAIVHAVFALKARTVTYGILTSVVMWGVAFLASVPVLVFNRLQKENDRSVCTPHFSYETQIGWNQFFTLKMNLIGLIFPMIVMTFCYAQIIKTLMKCRNDKKSKAVRLIFIIMIVYFIFWAPYNIVLLLRTFQDAFDLSNCASISNLAIAAQATETIAMAHCCINPVIYAFAGEKFRKYVCCLFRKHVALHLPKTCLSLYTEPLERASSTYSQSTGEHDMSAVL from the coding sequence ATGTCCATTACTATGAGCACATCAGACTACGGAGATGTAACAACCACAGAATACATTTATGACGAAACAGCAGAACCATGCCCAAGTGACAATGTTAATGAATTTGCTTCCCAGTTCCTGCCACCGCTTTACTCTTTGGTGCTCATATTTGGCTTGCTGGGCAACTCACTGGTGGTGCTGATCCTCATCAGATATAAGAAACTCAAGAACATGACCGATATCTACCTGCTCAATTTAGCCCTCTCGGACCTGCTTTTCATCTTCACACTCCCATTTTGGGCTTATTACGCAGCCCACGAGTGGATATTTGGAGATGCAATGTGCAAAATTCTCTCTGGGATCTATTATGTAGGCTTCTACAGCGGAAGTTTTTTCATAATCCTTTTGACGATCGATCGATATCTAGCCATCGTCCATGCGGTGTTTGCATTAAAAGCCCGGACAGTTACCTATGGCATCCTCACAAGCGTTGTCATGTGGGGCGTGGCATTCCTAGCCTCTGTGCCGGTATTGGTCTTCAACAGATTACAAAAGGAAAACGATCGTTCAGTGTGCACGCCTCATTTTTCTTATGAAACTCAGATCGGCTGGAACCAGTTCTTTACACTGAAAATGAACCTTATAGGCCTGATATTTCCAATGATCGTCATGACCTTCTGTTATGCACAGATCATAAAAACTCTAATGAAATGCAGGAATGACAAGAAGAGCAAAGCGGTCCGGCTGATTTTTATCATCATgatagtttatttcattttttgggcCCCGTACAACATTGTTCTTCTGCTACGGACATTCCAAGATGCATTTGATCTCAGTAATTGTGCCTCTATTAGTAATTTGGCTATAGCAGCACAAGCGACAGAAACAATTGCAATGGCTCACTGCTGCATCAATCCTGTGATCTATGCTTTTGCTGGCGAGAAGTTCAGAAAATATGTTTGCTGCCTTTTCCGAAAGCATGTGGCTCTCCACCTTCCAAAAACATGCCTCTCTCTGTATACAGAGCCTCTGGAACGTGCCAGTTCCACATACTCCCAGTCTACTGGGGAGCATGACATGTCAGCGGTATTGTAG
- the LOC118091918 gene encoding C-C chemokine receptor type 5-like, producing the protein MDDYIDLPEDYGLTTSYYYDTGVAPVRILAGKSFASYVVPPLYSLVFIFGLLGNSLVVLILIRYKKLKNMTDIYLLNLAISDLLFIFSLPFWAYYAAHEWIFGDAMCKILSGIYYVGFYSGSFFIILLTFDRYLAIVHAVFALKARTITYGTFTSVITWVVALLASVPEFVFHHVQTESETYKCTIHYPSKNENDWKQFLTLMRVVLGLALPAVIIVFCYMQIIKILIKGRNERKQKAVKLISVIMIVYFLLWMPYNITLLLQTYQDSIFSCGLKNDCEGKLSVAIGVTEIIAMIHCCINPVIYAFVGEKFRKYLSIFFQKCTLVPLCPGRDHPSLDRSTSSYMSTTEHELSIGL; encoded by the coding sequence ATGGATGATTATATTGATTTGCCAGAAGATTATGGTCTAACCACATCTTATTACTATGATACGGGAGTAGCCCCAGTCCGCATCTTGGCAGGGAAATCATTTGCATCTTATGTTGTGCCACCACTTTACTCTTTGGTGTTCATCTTTGGCCTGCTGGGCAACTCACTGGTGGTTCTGATCCTCATCAGATACAAGAAGCTCAAGAACATGACCGATATCTACCTGCTCAATTTAGCCATCTCGGACTTGCTTTTCATCTTCTCGCTCCCATTTTGGGCTTATTACGCAGCGCACGAGTGGATATTTGGAGATGCAATGTGCAAAATTCTCTCTGGGATCTATTACGTAGGCTTCTACAGCGGAAGTTTTTTTATCATCCTTTTGACTTTCGATAGATACCTGGCCATCGTCCATGCAGTCTTCGCATTAAAAGCCAGGACGATCACCTATGGCACCTTCACAAGTGTCATAACTTGGGTTGTGGCCTTATTAGCCTCTGTGCCAGAATTTGTATTTCACCATGTTCAAACGGAATCTGAGACCTACAAATGTACCATTCATTATccttcaaaaaatgaaaatgattgGAAGCAATTTCTAACTTTAATGAGGGTTGTCTTGGGCCTAGCTCTTCCCGCAGTCATCATTGTTTTCTGTTACATGCAGATTATAAAGATTTTGATTAAGGGTAGAAATGAGAGAAAGCAGAAGGCTGTCAAGCTTATTTCTGTAATCATGATTGTTTACTTCCTTTTATGGATGCCATACAACATCACTCTTTTGTTGCAGACCTATCAAGATTCAATTTTCTCATGTGGCTTAAAAAATGATTGTGAGGGAAAGTTATCTGTAGCCATTGGGGTGACAGAGATAATTGCCATGATCCACTGTTGCATCAACCCTGTGATCTATGCCTTTGTAGGGGAAAAGTTTAGGAAATATCTCTCTATCTTTTTCCAGAAGTGTACATTAGTTCCTCTCTGTCCAGGTCGCGATCACCCTAGTTTAGACCGGTCTACTTCCTCCTACATGAGTACAACAGAACATGAACTTTCTATTGGTTTGTAA
- the LOC118091917 gene encoding C-C chemokine receptor type 5-like isoform X1, which translates to MNISSTIAENKMSITMSTSDYGDVTTTEYIYDETAEPCPSDNVNEFASQFLPPLYSLVLIFGLLGNSLVVLILIRYKKLKNMTDIYLLNLALSDLLFIFTLPFWAYYAAHEWIFGDAMCKILSGIYYVGFYSGSFFIILLTIDRYLAIVHAVFALKARTVTYGILTSVVMWGVAFLASVPVLVFNRLQKENDRSVCTPHFSYETQIGWNQFFTLKMNLIGLIFPMIVMTFCYAQIIKTLMKCRNDKKSKAVRLIFIIMIVYFIFWAPYNIVLLLRTFQDAFDLSNCASISNLAIAAQATETIAMAHCCINPVIYAFAGEKFRKYVCCLFRKHVALHLPKTCLSLYTEPLERASSTYSQSTGEHDMSAVL; encoded by the coding sequence ATGAACATATCTTCTACAATTGCAGAGAACAAGATGTCCATTACTATGAGCACATCAGACTACGGAGATGTAACAACCACAGAATACATTTATGACGAAACAGCAGAACCATGCCCAAGTGACAATGTTAATGAATTTGCTTCCCAGTTCCTGCCACCGCTTTACTCTTTGGTGCTCATATTTGGCTTGCTGGGCAACTCACTGGTGGTGCTGATCCTCATCAGATATAAGAAACTCAAGAACATGACCGATATCTACCTGCTCAATTTAGCCCTCTCGGACCTGCTTTTCATCTTCACACTCCCATTTTGGGCTTATTACGCAGCCCACGAGTGGATATTTGGAGATGCAATGTGCAAAATTCTCTCTGGGATCTATTATGTAGGCTTCTACAGCGGAAGTTTTTTCATAATCCTTTTGACGATCGATCGATATCTAGCCATCGTCCATGCGGTGTTTGCATTAAAAGCCCGGACAGTTACCTATGGCATCCTCACAAGCGTTGTCATGTGGGGCGTGGCATTCCTAGCCTCTGTGCCGGTATTGGTCTTCAACAGATTACAAAAGGAAAACGATCGTTCAGTGTGCACGCCTCATTTTTCTTATGAAACTCAGATCGGCTGGAACCAGTTCTTTACACTGAAAATGAACCTTATAGGCCTGATATTTCCAATGATCGTCATGACCTTCTGTTATGCACAGATCATAAAAACTCTAATGAAATGCAGGAATGACAAGAAGAGCAAAGCGGTCCGGCTGATTTTTATCATCATgatagtttatttcattttttgggcCCCGTACAACATTGTTCTTCTGCTACGGACATTCCAAGATGCATTTGATCTCAGTAATTGTGCCTCTATTAGTAATTTGGCTATAGCAGCACAAGCGACAGAAACAATTGCAATGGCTCACTGCTGCATCAATCCTGTGATCTATGCTTTTGCTGGCGAGAAGTTCAGAAAATATGTTTGCTGCCTTTTCCGAAAGCATGTGGCTCTCCACCTTCCAAAAACATGCCTCTCTCTGTATACAGAGCCTCTGGAACGTGCCAGTTCCACATACTCCCAGTCTACTGGGGAGCATGACATGTCAGCGGTATTGTAG